gcggtgagtatttagtcgccataatatacagtactatagcggtgagtatttagtcggataatatacagtactatagcggtgagtatttagtcggataatatacagtactatagcggtgagtatttagtcggataatatacagtactatagcggtgaatatttagtcgccataatatacagtactatagcggtgagtatttagtcggataatatacagtactatagcggtgagtatttagtcggataatatacagtactatagcggtgagtatttagtcggataatatacagtactatagcggtgagtatttagtcggataatatacagtactatagcggtgagtatttagtcggataatatacagtactatagcggtgagtatttagtcggataatatacagtactatagcggtgagtatttagtcgggatattatacagtactatagcggtgagtatttagtcagataatatacagtactatagcggtgagtatttagtcggataatatacagtactatagcggtgagtatttagtcggatattatacagtactatagcggtgagtatttagtcagataatatacagtactatagcggtgagtatttagtcgccataatatacagtactatagcggtgagtatttagcgacatttttcctgcgctcaggatatgatgtcccaccgctgggggacttagggttccacgagaggaagagggcaatcctgtgCGAGCTAATAGAAGGTTTGCTcaccaggtttgcccttgatgtgggccccccgccagctccggcgtctatggtccgaccttaagcgcaggagcccagaactggtcgctgaaatagcggaaggtaattattgtactttattatgctgttacagtatacgttcagtaaaagatttagcaagtaatttgaactaaaggtacaaatgtaagaaatgtcagggatgacgaaagtaacatagtaacatagtaagttgggttgaaaaaagacatacgtccatcacgttcaaccataatgccagtgaggaactgaaacgttggtcacaataaacctctgaatattatttcccatctttgtgactccttgtgagaaTCCTGTGGGTGCCGGCACCCCATGCCTGTCTGGATTTGGTTTTGccccaggcacccaggtattattgttccttatggtgtgcagcttcccagcacttcctattgtatatatatatatatacacaccacagGCCACCGAGGCTCTTCAGGCCTCCGAGGCACCATAGGCCCCCGAGGCACCGCAGGCCCCCGAGGCACCACAGGCCCCCGAGGCaccacaggcccccgaggccccacaggCCCCCGAGGACCCCCACGCTGCAGAGTCCCCCCCAGCTACACCACCGGCTGCACCAGGTCCTCAcgacagaccgaagatgtggggacacAAACACCACCTGgatggactgaccccacacttggGTCGATGCAGGAGGACCTGAACACTataaaggcccagttggcccagctccgggggggaCATGGCCCTGCTGCAGCAGGATGTGGGGGAACTGAAGGCCAGCAAggcctaagttttttttttaaagttttaaattttttacaaattttattgttcaaataaaagtttttagttttctacatttgaactgagtaatgtgtcattatttttcctcccttgatatggtattctatacttccatgtagtttcccctacacccttacatttatcagtaacacatcaatatgctatatgggttacatgtttgcaaatattctgccaacaattttgcctttagcccattttgctgaatagtaaaacttgcgctaattagtacgtagcgtattttctggcgagtgggataactgccaatccaatgttttgttgccagaataattgcaatattatatttgtccccgtttaataaagtgcccataacatatttgccatttattctgtgtctaaaatctcccacttaatttaagccactttagcaaacggacccctaagtatttggctaaatattccttaaatgccccccccccattttattatctctaacacttcttttttttcttacttagatttttattggttttttgggttttttttgcaaatacacttttatacagcacctctctagcactctgtgctctcccagggcaaaatggcgccagttttatgctgccgattgtcacgTACGTAATGTCGCCACAATTAGCGCTtgtgataaatagcgtgcatgcggaaaataccacGCACGTTATTTATCgtgacaaaaatatcgcatgaaataccgcgcgtaaaatagcacgAGTGTACtattagtgaattgtgcgaaaagtcgcgaaaatttagacgtaataaaatttttatcgcacgctataaatagcgcacgttttatcgcactttagtgaatcgggccctctgTCTGAATTCTGTTTCTGACATTGACTTGATGCAGAACTTTATGCTGCAGCATTTTTGGATGTTCAGATTCAGACATTAGGAGCCTGTATTTATACTGACCTTTACCAGAAACTGATGGAGACAAATAATTATATTCagagatacacagaaaggggttgtggggcACCCCAGGGCTAAATACAAtacacaaatacaatggaagtgcaactgatgtggccaaattaactacaaacacacacacagagagggggattgatcaatacacattccctggcccctgtTTGTAAGTAAATACGTATCTATGCCAGTGCAGGTATTTACAAAAAAtgggggtttttagttacaaaattatgatgaTGAGCCCCCCCATCCCGTCACGGTAACCCGCGTATGGGGCCCTATCTACAGTCAGCGCCGGATtccaaatccgggcgcccctaggccgccccctattcccccctgcgcatgcgcacacaaaACCACCTCCCCCCAGCTGTGCcgacgcaagcgcgcatgcgcggacatttaaactcccatagggagcgctggggagaagtccccagcgctccgtatgggagcaaaatgtcagaatttttgtgcggcggggcagcatgccgcccctaagtttctgccgccctaggcccgggcctttgtggcctcgccagaAATCCGGGCCTGTCTACAGTATTTACCTCTGCTCATATTTTTCACaggctggcacacacaggctttcttgacctgggggctggtttgagtcagagggtttagtccccccccccatgccttcagcttttatagcaAGAGACTGCCAACAGCCcagcattggttctacaggcttaaccCTGATATGGGAGGATCAAGGATTTTATTGCTAATGACCAATAGGAGTGGCTTGAGGCAGCTGGGAGTCTCTTTGTTCCAGAGCTTGCCAGCACTTGATGAGGGATTTACCCACCTCCCTGACCCTGTGGTTAATGCCAGTGTTTGACTCTATTGCAGACTGAAGCCCCCATTAAATACCCGGAGGTGCATGGATCCTGGGGTACAGCCtgtaaggagtcaggaaggaatgtttCCCTTGAAGAGGATTGAACATCACAGAGGCTTCTTCATCTTCCTCAGGACCTGATGCCGCAGAGCCATTAGTCTGATTAACTTGCAGCCAATGGGGTGCGGCTCGTGTCCCCCCAGTTCTATTAATTACCTGGGTTTCTAGACTCGGCTCTGGGGGGGCTGCCGGTTATTGTATGGAAATAAAGCTGTGACTCCCATGACTTTATTGTGAGTTGATTGTTTCAGAGTGTGAATGTTCTGTAGAAATGGCCGGTACTGACTGATTTCCTTGTTCCAGAAGCAAATGGAGCCAATGAGACCTCCTGCTTATTGTAGCCATTTCACTATGGCATGGGGTGCCCCCCCTTATATTAGTGGGGACCTGAGCTGGGACACAACATTTGACCAATAGCCCCAGTCTGTGTCCCCAGTATAGATCGGCCTAAGAGGAATGTCTAATCATGCAATAAAGGATTAATAATAAACATATAGTGAGAAGAGATAGGTCtaggggtgccccccccccccacacttggGTGACAGCTGAGCCTCCATTTCTCAAGAAACAGGTTTAGAAATAAACATCTTAGAAGATTGGCAGGAAACCATAGGTTGGACGATGGGCTTCTCTGGAAATAATTGGAATAATTGTACAACGGTCACGTATTCACTGTCTATAAAAGCCCAGAGCAACACTGGGGCCTCTCGTATCCGACTGCAGAGAGACTGCTCCCACTTGTCTCTTTGCCCAATACCTCAATCAGCCTTTCTGAGGGAACCTTGTCTTGGGGTCTTGTTGTAGGAGacgtattgatgagcgaatctatcccgtctgttaaaaaatttaattttttttgctgaaattttATGGTAATTAAGGGGCAGGTACTTGCTTAGCCCCAGGCCTGTCAGAGAGCTACTAATGTTTCCCTGTTGTCCAGCCACATGAAGAGCAGCTCAATGAGTAACTTCCACGCAATGTTTCTCTAGACTTTCCCTCTGCTTTTAGAGTTGATACTTGGGTTCCATTTGGGTTTCTTGGAGAAGGACATGATGAATAGACACAGACAGAGCGCTGACTCCTATATACCCACAAGGTGGCCGGGTTTGTGGAGGTGAAGGTGTTGggtggggagggagggagggaacgCCCTTTTCATGTACTTTCATGGAAGGACTTTGCCGAGATTGGGTTTATTGGGAGAGAATTATGGACAGAGCAAGGACTCTGAGATGGTTTTGGTGAATGGTGGTGGGAAAAAGTTCTGAGCAAAGCCAAAGACTGATGGACTATTGGTGCTAAATAGCCTGAAttggttttatttgttttgaACTGCTGAGTTTTATTGTAAATTGATGAGTTTTTACTGAATAAAAAAATTCCTATATCCCACAAGCCTCATTTGCACCAGGTACAATGATACAAACGAGATACAATGGCTACGGATTCTACCAAATGACGTGTGTTCGGCGCTGAACAATAGCCTTTCCAGTAAACAGCACAATTTCTCAGAAGCAATATATTTATCCATGTTATCTTGCAATAGAATTTTTATGATCGTTTTATGATAAGTTTTAAACATTAGGTGCCAATGTTTTATCGGTTGATGTAACTTCTCTCCTAACGTGCACATCTCATTGGTGCTCTGAAGAGCATGGCCCCTAAAGTAAGGGTATATAACCCCTCACATGGGTTTATGCTTTGAACATCtcttcacatcagtccctgggTTTATTCCTGTTCCTTTTCAGCCTCCTGATCAGTCTCGTGGTGCTCCCTGGGCCCAAATCATCAATGTGAGTAGCAATTAGGCTGAGTATTATCTGATCCATGCTATTTATTGGCAGTTTGTGTAACTCTTGTACATACAACAGGGAAAAGCTTAATGCATGATACTGAGAGTGCTCCTGTCTGGGCGGTACCTGTACTGTCTATCATCACCCAGAGAAACCACCACACTgtgcctatcccattcccatcagtccctgccccagtgagcttacaatctaagggccctatcacattcccatcagcccctgccccagtgagcttacaatctaaggcccctatcacattcccatcagcccctgccccagtgagcttacaatctaagggccctatcacattcccatcagtccctgccccagtgagcttacaatctaaggtccctatcacattcccatcagtccctgccccagtgagcttacaatctaaggtccctatcacattcccatcagtccctgccccagtgagcttacaatctaaggtccctatcacattcccatcagcccctgccccagtgagcttacaatctaaggtccctatcccattcccatcagtccctgccccagtgagcttacaatctaaggtccctatcacattcctatcagcccctgccccagtgagcttacaatctaaggtccctatcccattcccatcagtccctgccccagtgagcttacaatctaaggtccctatcacattcccatcagtccctgctccagtgagcttacaatctaaggtccctatcccattcccatcagcccctgccccagtgagcttacaatctaaggtccctatcccattcccatcagcccctgccccagtgagcttacaatctaaggtccctatcccattcccatcagcccctgccccagtgagcttacaatctaaggtccctatcccattcccatcagcccctgccccagtgagcttacaatctaaggtcataaacacatttacatagaCCTGGGTCAGTTCTACCTGGGGCCAATGAACCTGTTTCTATGTATTTGCCATGTGGCAAGAAACAAGAGTTTGATTTCATGTGAGTGATGTCATAGCTGTGATGCTTTAATTGTATGAATGATGTCACAAATGTGACTTCAGATTGTCCAATACTAATTTTTAGCTGAGGAAATATTACTTgtgatttatttcttttaaaatccaGTTTATAAGAAGCTAGGCTACCACTTTTATTGGTACGGGTTGCCACCTCCCTTCTCTCTGTAGTATATATTTCTTCACCAAATCCAATGGAGACCCCAATTGGCGGCTGTTTCAGTACGAGTGGGGAGTCTTCCTCTTGTGAAAGTTGGACCCAACGAGGATCCCTAGTGATCCGAAACATGTTGTACTGAAACAGCCCCAATAACTGTATGTACTGATAGGACTATTGGGGTCTCCATTGGATTTGGTGAAGAAATATCACTGGTTAGCGATGTTTGGGTGGGGAATAAGCTCATTATTGTACAGTGGGACTATGGGAAAGGCTTGGGCAGTACCTATGGGCCGGGCATTAGGGCCTCAGTAGGGAACAGTATCTATTGGAAGGGAAGTCTCCTGCTCCCATAGGGTTTGGTGTGTATCCGTCTGTGTTTGTATTAAGTTCAAGGGCAAAAGATAGAAATTCCTGATTCCCAGAACAAGTCATTTGCACAATTTCCCCCAACAAATCAAACCAGCCTGCTCAGGCTTCAGGAAAGGAATATATttaaaaacccatcagttaatagagcttctccagcccaatcctgcattgtaatctgtttttcccatggggctagccatattcttcatttccgagggtgccacagccatgtgacctgtgctctgataaacttcagtctcactttactgctgcgctgcaagttggagtgatatccccccccacccccaggagccgatcagcagaacaatgggaagggagcaagatagcagctcccagtaggtatcagaatagcactcaatagtaagaaatccaagtccggcttgggactcctccagttacatgggagtaggagaaacaatagcttgcaATGTAAACAgagcaatttagaaataaaaagtaccctttagaaatcatgacagaatctcaaTAAAAAGTGCTGTGAGTGTAACTGAACCAAACTTTGCAGCAGGGACGTTACTGGGCTCCCAACTCTCCGGGGCCCCTTCCAGCAAGGGTTCCATTGCTCTGTTCATCTGCTCCTCAGTTGTTCTGTATAGTGAGTGGCCCCTCTGGGCAGGAGGGATTGGGGCCTTGGGTTTGGGTGCTGTAACTATAACCCCTCGGGCCGGGAAACTGACACCTCACTGCCTTGTGCTTTTAGAAACAAACTATGAGGATAAGGGCCGGAAACTCTGATATCAGCATGACTTGGGCACTCGCTCTGATCCCAACCTTGGCACTGATGCACCTCTGTGAGGTAGGTTACCCGTGCTCTTGGCAATGGGGCATTACTGATAAATCTGTTgtgggaatgaggggagagagtggggcacacagtagggaatgtagggagggaatgaggggagagagtggggcacacagtatggaatgtagggagggaatgaggggagagagtggggcacacagtatggaatgtagggagggaatgaggggagagagtggggcacacagtatggaatgtagggagggaatgaggggagagagtggggcacacagtagggaatgtagggagggaatgaggggagagagcggggcacacagtagggaatgtagggagggaatgaggggagagagcggggcacacagtagggaatgtagggagggaatgaggggagagagcggggcacacagtagagaatgtagggagggaatgaggggagagagtggggcacacagtagggaatgtagggagggaatgaggggagagagtggggcacacagtagggaatgtagggagggaatgaggggagagagcggggcacacagtatggaatgtagggagggaatgaggggagagagtggggcacacagtagggaatgtagggagggaatgaggggagagagtggggcacacagtagggaatgtagggagggaatgaggggagagagtggggcacacagtatggaatgtagggagggaatgaggggagagagcggggcacacagtatggaatgtagggagggaatgaggggagagagtggggcacacagtagggaatgtagggagggaatgaggggagagagcggggcacacagtagggaatgtagggagggaatgaggggagagagcggggcacacagtatggtaCAACAGGTATGTTGTAGTTAAAGAGTGTAGTAAAAAATTCTAAACCCAGCCTTCTAATATTAAAGAAGTTTATATGAATAATGTCTGTGAGGCTCAGCTGGGGGGGAGTAGGTGTGAGTTACACAGCtcagtgcttttattttatttctgtacagGGGAACAGGACTCGAACGTCCTGGAGAGACACATTGTTTTCCCTGGAGTCTGTGTTGGATATGGCCCCTAATTCCTATGATGATCAGTACTCAAAGTGCATTAAGAAAATGGAGGCCGAAATATCTACATTTTTGTCACAAGAGAGTTATGTAAATAGGGACTTTTCTGAAGCCTGGGATGTTGCCACTACAAAATGGGAAAACATAAAGCGAGATATGAAGGTTCCCTCTGGATTTAAGGATGAGTACGCCATAGCAACATTGGTCTACACCAGTGCGAAACCAGACATTTATACACCATTCAACGAGGCAGTGCGCCAGGCCGGACAGTCTAGAGACTACTATCTCAGATACTTCAATTACAAGGCTCTACATTACTATCTGACCAGGGCAGTTCAGATGCTGAAAACAAAATCATGTCACAACGTGTTCAGAGGAACAAAAACTCCATTCAGCGCTACGCAAGGGAACAAAGTCCGGTTTGGCCAATTCACATCTTCATCAACAAAGAAAACTGTAGCAGATGAGTTTGGCACTGGCACCAACTTTACTATCACAACCTGCCACGGGGCCAGCATTAAGCACTTATCCTTCTTTCCCAGCGAGGAGGAAGTGCTTATCCCTCCCTATGAGACATTCAAGGTCACCGATGTCAGAACAGGGAGTGGCAGTAACGTCATTACACTCGTGTCTGTGGGAACCCAAAGTAACCACAACTGTTGGTATTTGAAAGGTAAGATGCAACTTTCCATTATAGAGAGTAAGACGTTACGGTTAGTGACATGGATTTTCAGAgaatttcagcgtttcgccatttgcagattgttttgcgaaacgggcacaaaaatttgaaATGGAAAAATTTACAAcgcatcaaattttttttattacaatacacaagtttcagaaaTGACATCACGAAGCACGGTTtctaaagatataatttacaggatatttatggttcCTGtctattatattgttattacaaaCATTGGTTTAGCAAAGTCCTTGTGTAGGTGAAAAGTGGTCACActgcacaatggaactgctttcagctaacctattgtttctcctactcccatgtaactggaggagtcccaagccggacttggatttcttactattgagtgctattctgatacctactgggagctgctatcttgctcccttcccataaTTTCTCAGCTGAGTTCCCGTATGGAGTTATTGGCATTTTATTCTTGGTCTGGGGTCCATGCCCCCTTGCATTCCTACGGGAAGGGGAGTGTCCAGATACCCCATTCCCCTGCAAACTCTGATAGTCAGCTATTCTGCTGGATTTACGTTGATGGGCCAATTTCAGTTCATCCCGTTGGTTTCCCGTTGCCTTTAGAACCAGGAAAATTCAGTATTGGGTACAGTATAGATTTTCTATGTCTTTCCCTTTATATTATAAGCTGTTTGTAACTGTACATTTAATATTGATGTTATAAGACAGTGCAgtacaacttctgtggtacagagggcgataatggaagccagttataCCGCACTcccttcaaaccacacccatgttatcacaagcccatccccacattaatggtggcagcaaaaacccaaatggttggtgctcactgctgggatatcaaccgtcattcatatgtgaaagaattatattatgtcatattaagccacacccataaatccatatggctcctcctcccctgtggatagcacagcaacccccagcatataattacacaccttagggaccatttaatggctatttccaactgctaacaaactcccacaacaacccctgccaggttcacctcccacaggcagcatagggcaggcagagtatggcacacacaggcagcatagggcaggcagagtatggcacacacaggcagcgtagggcagccagagtatggcacacacaggcagcatagggcaggcagagtatggcacacacaggcagcatagggcaggcgaagtatggcacacacaggcagcatagggcaggcagagtatggcacacacaggcaggatagggcaggcagagtatggcacacacaggcagcgtagggcagccagagtatggcacacacaggcagcgtagggcagccagagtatggcacacacaggcagcatagggcaggcagagtatggcacacacaggcagggtagggcaggcagagtatggcacacacaggcagcatagggcaggcagagtatggcacacacaggcagcatagggcaggcggagtatggcacacacaggcagggtagggcaggcagagtatggcacacacaggcagcatagggcaggcagagtatggcacacacaggcagcatagggcaggcggagtatggcacacacaggcagggtagggcaggcagagtatggcacacacaggcagcatagggcaggcagagtatggcacacacaggcagcgtagggcaggcagagtatggcacacacaggcagcatagggcaggcagagtatggcacacacaggcagcatagggcaggcagagtatggcacacacaggcagggtagggcaggcagagtatggcacacacaggcagcatagggcaggcagagtatggcacacacaggcagggtagggcaggcagagtatggcacacacaggcagcatagggcaggcagagtatggcacacacaggcagcatagggca
This sequence is a window from Xenopus tropicalis strain Nigerian chromosome 2, UCB_Xtro_10.0, whole genome shotgun sequence. Protein-coding genes within it:
- the LOC116408723 gene encoding erythroblast NAD(P)(+)--arginine ADP-ribosyltransferase-like gives rise to the protein MTWALALIPTLALMHLCEGNRTRTSWRDTLFSLESVLDMAPNSYDDQYSKCIKKMEAEISTFLSQESYVNRDFSEAWDVATTKWENIKRDMKVPSGFKDEYAIATLVYTSAKPDIYTPFNEAVRQAGQSRDYYLRYFNYKALHYYLTRAVQMLKTKSCHNVFRGTKTPFSATQGNKVRFGQFTSSSTKKTVADEFGTGTNFTITTCHGASIKHLSFFPSEEEVLIPPYETFKVTDVRTGSGSNVITLVSVGTQSNHNCWYLKAASPGMESLQIIPICWLMLLWGPVGSLLLP